A window of Melospiza melodia melodia isolate bMelMel2 chromosome Z, bMelMel2.pri, whole genome shotgun sequence contains these coding sequences:
- the S100Z gene encoding protein S100-Z gives MAPSGQTKGTGQGAGPQLLSEGGELRVTRQPSCQSTPKEVGDVQELADGSVDHRGKECYIRDHALTFRPDNKSLYMGFERKVTITFCDLGIFLRTPPLACKAALLLTAMTTPLEDAMDTLIRIFHHYSGKEGDRNKLSKGELKELLTSELTDFLSGQKDPLLVDKIMNDLDSNKDNEVDFNEFVILVAALTVACNDFFEEQLKKEEF, from the exons ATGGCGCCGTCTGGGCAGACAAAAGGGACAGGGCAAGGTGCAGGACCACAGCTTCTCAGCGAAGGTGGAGAGCTACGTGTCACACGCCAGCCAAGCTGTCAGTCCACGCCCAAGGAGGTCGGTGATGTTCAGGAACTAGCTGACGGCTCCGTCGATCATCGGGGGAAAGAATGTTACATACGGGATCATGCTTTAACTTTCCGA CCTGATAACAAGAGCCTGTACATGGGTTTTGAAAGGAAGGTGACCATCACCTTCTGTGATCTGGGTATTTTCTTGCGTACACCTCCGCTAGCCTGTAAAGCAG CTCTCCTGCTCACTGCTATGACCACTCCACTGGAAGATGCAATGGACACCTTGATCAGGATTTTCCATCACTACTCGGGCAAAGAAGGAGACAGGAACAAGCTCAGTAAAGGAGAACTCAAGGAGCTCCTCACCAGTGAGCTCACTGACTTCCTTTCA GGCCAAAAGGACCCCCTCCTGGTCGATAAAATTATGAATGACCTGGACTCCAATAAGGACAATGAAGTGGATTTTAATGAATTTGTCATTCTGGTTGCTGCTTTGACAGTGGCATGTAATGATTTCTTTGAAGAACAGCTAAAGAAAgaggaattttaa